One genomic region from Zalophus californianus isolate mZalCal1 chromosome 14, mZalCal1.pri.v2, whole genome shotgun sequence encodes:
- the LOC113912945 gene encoding transformer-2 protein homolog beta-like isoform X2, giving the protein MSDSGEQNYGERESRSASRSGSAHGSGKSARHTPARSRSKEDSRRSRSKSRSRSESRSRSRRSSRRHYTRSRSRSRSHRRSRSRSYSRDYRRRHSHSHSPMSTRRRHVGNRANPDPNCCLGVFGLSLYTTERDLREVFSKYGPIADVSIVYDQQSRRSRGFAFVYFENVDDAKEAKERANGMELDGRRIRVDFSITKRPHTPTPGIYMGRPTYGSSRRRDYYDRGYDRGYDDRDYYRIRRRSPSPYYSRGGYRSRSRSQSYSPRRC; this is encoded by the exons ATGAGCGACAGCGGCGAGCAGAACTACGGCGAGCGGGAATCCCGTTCTGCTTCCAGAAGTGGAAGTGCTCATGGATCTGGGAAATCTGCAAGGCATACCCCAGCAAGGTCTCGCTCCAAGGAAGATTCCAGGCGTTCCAGATCAAAGTCCAGGTCCAGATCTGAATCTAGGTCTAGATCCAGAAGAAGTTCTCGAAGGCATTACACAAGATCAAGATCTCGGTCCCGCTCCCATAGACGATCCCGTAGCAGGTCTTACAGTCGAGATTATCGAAGACGGCATAGCCACAGTCATTCTCCCATGTCTACTCGCAGGCGTCATGTTGGGAATCGGGCAAATCCTGATCCCAACTGCTGTCTTGGAGTATTTGGATTGAGCTTGTACACTACAGAAAGAGATCTAAGAGAAGTATTCTCTAAATATGGCCCCATTGCTGATGTGTCTATTGTATATGACCAGCAGTCTAGACGTTCAAGAGGATTTgcctttgtgtattttgaaaatgtagatGATGCCAAGGAAGCAAAAGAGCGTGCCAATGGAATGGAGCTTGATGGACGTAGGATCAGAGTTGATTTCTCTATAACAAAAAGACCACATACCCCAACGCCAGGAATTTACATGGGGAGACCTACCTATGGCAGCTCACGCCGTCGGGATTACTATGACAGAGGATATGATCGAGGCTATGATGATCGAGACTACTACA GGATCAGAAGGCGGTCACCTTCTCCTTATTATAGTCGTGGAGGATACAGATCACGTTCCAGATCTCAATCATATTCGCCTCGTCGCTGTTAA
- the LOC113912945 gene encoding transformer-2 protein homolog beta-like isoform X1, with protein MSDSGEQNYGERESRSASRSGSAHGSGKSARHTPARSRSKEDSRRSRSKSRSRSESRSRSRRSSRRHYTRSRSRSRSHRRSRSRSYSRDYRRRHSHSHSPMSTRRRHVGNRANPDPNCCLGVFGLSLYTTERDLREVFSKYGPIADVSIVYDQQSRRSRGFAFVYFENVDDAKEAKERANGMELDGRRIRVDFSITKRPHTPTPGIYMGRPTYGSSRRRDYYDRGYDRGYDDRDYYSRSYRGGGGGGGGWRAAQDRDQKAVTFSLL; from the coding sequence ATGAGCGACAGCGGCGAGCAGAACTACGGCGAGCGGGAATCCCGTTCTGCTTCCAGAAGTGGAAGTGCTCATGGATCTGGGAAATCTGCAAGGCATACCCCAGCAAGGTCTCGCTCCAAGGAAGATTCCAGGCGTTCCAGATCAAAGTCCAGGTCCAGATCTGAATCTAGGTCTAGATCCAGAAGAAGTTCTCGAAGGCATTACACAAGATCAAGATCTCGGTCCCGCTCCCATAGACGATCCCGTAGCAGGTCTTACAGTCGAGATTATCGAAGACGGCATAGCCACAGTCATTCTCCCATGTCTACTCGCAGGCGTCATGTTGGGAATCGGGCAAATCCTGATCCCAACTGCTGTCTTGGAGTATTTGGATTGAGCTTGTACACTACAGAAAGAGATCTAAGAGAAGTATTCTCTAAATATGGCCCCATTGCTGATGTGTCTATTGTATATGACCAGCAGTCTAGACGTTCAAGAGGATTTgcctttgtgtattttgaaaatgtagatGATGCCAAGGAAGCAAAAGAGCGTGCCAATGGAATGGAGCTTGATGGACGTAGGATCAGAGTTGATTTCTCTATAACAAAAAGACCACATACCCCAACGCCAGGAATTTACATGGGGAGACCTACCTATGGCAGCTCACGCCGTCGGGATTACTATGACAGAGGATATGATCGAGGCTATGATGATCGAGACTACTACAGCAGATCAtacagaggaggaggtggaggtggaggaggatgGAGAGCTGCTCAAGACAGGGATCAGAAGGCGGTCACCTTCTCCTTATTATAG